A window of the Sabethes cyaneus chromosome 1, idSabCyanKW18_F2, whole genome shotgun sequence genome harbors these coding sequences:
- the LOC128733638 gene encoding uncharacterized protein LOC128733638 gives MFSFFKSKKPSPDHSMAEPIPGPVPPAPKEDDFIIVEHKGSPSSSADSPSRGIYPSIPLPPGVTANTVPGAAISATRQQSEEKTSHILYGVPFKLSAELAKDNNLEITQYQVNEILAFVNKVAVSQLDYDFSLERSVLSEA, from the coding sequence atgttttcatttttcaaaagcaAAAAGCCCAGTCCTGATCATTCCATGGCGGAACCGATCCCTGGGCCCGTGCCACCAGCCCCAAAGGAAGACGATTTCATTATTGTGGAACATAAAGGATCTCCGTCCAGCTCGGCTGATTCACCATCGCGAGGTATTTACCCAAGTATACCGCTTCCGCCTGGCGTGACCGCCAACACTGTGCCAGGGGCTGCTATCTCAGCTACACGTCAGCAAAGTGAGGAGAAAACAAGCCATATCCTGTACGGGGTGCCATTCAAGCTATCCGCCGAGCTCGCCAAGGACAACAACCTTGAAATCACACAGTATCAGGTGAACGAGATACTTGCATTCGTCAATAAGGTGGCCGTTTCGCAGCTGGACTATGATTTCAGTCTGGAAAGAAGCGTACTATCAGAAGCCTAA